The following proteins are encoded in a genomic region of Populus nigra chromosome 16, ddPopNigr1.1, whole genome shotgun sequence:
- the LOC133675464 gene encoding uncharacterized protein LOC133675464, with the protein MALQWMILTYVVAAEAAIAALLTLPSPKLLKDRLVSLISLLLQPALFIVPFAGFQLLDIYWKNEHRLMCAGENCTASERDRSEKSIYKAQRNVILCVSACLLYWCVYRICKYYKEIQSLEEVEKRYKNQ; encoded by the exons atggcgTTGCAATGGATGATACTGACGTACGTGGTGGCAGCAGAGGCAGCTATAGCGGCACTCTTAACATTACCCTCGCCTAAGCTACTTAAGGACCGATTGGTTTCCCTCATCTCTCTCCTACTCCAGCCGGCTCTCTTTATTGTTCCTTTTGCCGGATTTCAGCTCctgg ATATATATTGGAAGAATGAACATCGATTGATGTGTGCCGGTGAGAACTGCACTGCTTCTGAAAGAGATCGTTCTGAGAAATCT ATTTACAAAGCTCAAAGGAATGTGATTCTCTGTGTTTCAGCATGCCTTCTCTACTG GTGTGTTTATCGTATATGCAAATACTACAAGGAGATTCAGAGTTTGGAGGAAGTGGAGAAAAGGTACAAGAACCAGTAG
- the LOC133675779 gene encoding U-box domain-containing protein 21-like gives MVFSWKRKRAAQEKLKKGEELVIPKQFLCPISLDLMKDPVTLSSGITYDRESIEAWLEGGSFTCPATNQVLRSLDQIPNHSLRRMIQDWGVANRNYGVERIPTPRVPVSGIQVSEVLLSLEVSVKSLNGLRCLELVHKIKKWGSESERNRRCVVANGAIRVLAAAFEAFARDSFESNATLLEEILSNMNWMFPFFQHSLDTEAQARLGSQDSLRCLVWFLKCRDLSAKQDSMIALKELASSDQKHAEALATIEEVNEVLFRFIKEPICPTITKASLMVIFYLLSSPPSTSTKIKSEFVKMGLVSLLLEVIVDSEKSTSETALGVFDVLCDCEEGKEEASRNALTCPVLVKKILRVSELATQFSVSAIWKLSKHEKEHEVNVLVEALQVGIFQKLVLLLQCGCGGETKEKATELLKLMNPYRAGLECIDSVDFKNLKRSF, from the coding sequence ATGGTTTTTAGCTGGAAAAGGAAGAGAGCTGCTCAGGAAAAGCTGAAGAAAGGCGAGGAGTTGGTGATACCAAAACAGTTTCTTTGCCCAATATCTCTAGATCTTATGAAAGATCCGGTGACATTGTCTTCTGGGATAACGTATGATCGGGAGAGCATTGAAGCGTGGCTTGAAGGTGGGAGTTTTACGTGCCCGGCAACAAATCAAGTGCTAAGGAGTTTGGATCAGATTCCTAATCATAGTCTTAGGAGAATGATTCAAGATTGGGGTGTGGCGAATCGGAACTACGGCGTCGAACGAATCCCAACACCTAGAGTTCCGGTTTCGGGGATTCAGGTCTCGGAGGTTCTTCTTAGTTTGGAGGTTTCAGTGAAGAGTTTGAATGGACTACGGTGCCTAGAGTTGGTGCACAAAATCAAGAAATGGGGCAGTGAAAGCGAGCGTAATAGGCGTTGTGTTGTAGCGAATGGAGCAATTCGTGTGCTTGCAGCTGCATTTGAAGCGTTTGCGAGGGATTCTTTTGAAAGCAATGCTACTTTGTTGGAGGAGATATTATCCAACATGAATTGGATGTTTCCTTTTTTCCAACATTCACTTGATACGGAAGCACAAGCACGTTTAGGATCGCAAGATTCTTTACGCTGCTTGGTGTGGTTCTTGAAATGTAGAGATCTTTCGGCGAAGCAAGACTCCATGATTGCATTGAAAGAACTTGCTTCTTCAGACCAAAAGCATGCAGAAGCACTGGCAACCATTGAAGAGGTGAATGAAGTGCTATTTAGGTTCATTAAGGAACCAATTTGCCCTACAATCACCAAAGCTTCTCTTATGGTAATATTCTATCTACTCTCATCTCCTCCCTCCACTAGCACAAAGATCAAATCAGAATTCGTCAAGATGGGCCTGGTCTCTTTGTTATTAGAAGTTATTGTAGACTCAGAAAAGAGCACAAGTGAGACAGCATTAGGTGTCTTTGACGTACTTTGTGATTGTGAAGAAGGTAAAGAAGAGGCCTCTAGGAATGCTTTAACATGTCCAGTCTTGGTGAAGAAAATCTTAAGGGTATCAGAATTGGCAACCCAGTTCTCAGTCTCCGCCATTTGGAAGCTTAGCAAGCATGAAAAGGAACACGAAGTGAATGTCCTGGTTGAGGCTCTTCAAGTAGGTATATTTCAGAAGCTAGTGTTGCTCTTACAGTGTGGCTGTGGTGGTGAGACCAAAGAGAAGGCGACAGAACTTTTGAAACTGATGAATCCTTACAGAGCTGGATTGGAATGCATTGACTCAGTTGATTTCAAAAATCTAAAACGGTCATTCTGA
- the LOC133675863 gene encoding extra-large guanine nucleotide-binding protein 3-like: METTIEPEGGEENAWEEVIRRMLPAGAPLPDEDHLDYSIAIEYEGPPVSYEVPRVDPLNLNSSSIRTSSLASTEELKSRPSIPVASPVSRFTRFNNHNGNARRFYPARVEVEEGNYEEENDRTSEGGRRGNVVTFNTPKDSETEEGEDEEDGYSSTQSDLTTTGREESKGVKRKGGVCSRCGKKNRLKERETCLACEKRYCSNCMLKAMGSMPEGRKCVSCIGKPIEESKRSSLGKCSRILARVCSPLEVRQIMKAEKECAANQLRPEQLIVNGRQLRQEELAEVLGCALPPQKLKPGKYWYDKDSGLWGKEGEKPDRIISSKLNVGGKLRPDASNGNTKVYINGREITTIELRVLKLANVQCPRDTHFWVYDDGSYEEEGQNNIKGNIWGKASTRFICSIFSLPVPPGNPNRPKEDPTTFSGRSMPEYLEQGRIQKLLLFGLEGSGTSTIFKQGKFLYGNKFTPKELQDIKLMIQSNMYRYLSILLEGRERFEEEALLEKSTATINSEECASGKREVEPGENCIYSINQRFKHFSDWLLDIMATGDLDAFFPAATREYAPIVDEIWKDHAIQETYKRREELHHLLDVAKYFLDRAIEISSNEYEPSEKDILYAEGVTQNNSLAFMDFSFDDRSPMSEIYNENIDYPPPLTKYQLIRINSKGLRDGCKWLEMFEDVRAIIFCVALSDYDQMWAHGAGPLCNKMIASRDMFESLVRHPCFRDTPFVLLLNKYDAFEDKISQVPLSTCEWFEDFSPLRPHLKSQSLAQQAYYYVAVKFKELYSSISGQKLFVTQTRARERASVDEAFKYIREVLKWDEEKNDNMYGITGDDSFYSTEMSSSPFIRQE; encoded by the exons ATGGAAACGACGATAGAACCAGAAGGAGGGGAAGAAAACGCGTGGGAAGAAGTAATACGGAGGATGTTACCAGCAGGAGCACCATTACCAGACGAAGATCATCTCGATTACTCAATCGCCATCGAATACGAAGGCCCTCCAGTTTCTTACGAAGTCCCTCGCGTCGATCCGTTAAATCTCAATTCATCATCGATTCGTACTTCCTCTCTCGCTTCCACCGAAGAATTGAAATCAAGACCAAGCATTCCTGTCGCCTCTCCAGTTTCAAGATTCACCAGATTTAACAACCACAACGGAAACGCTAGAAGATTTTATCCAGCGAGAGTAGAAGTAGAGGAAGGAAATTATGAAGAGGAAAATGATAGGACGAGTGAAGGAGGAAGGCGAGGGAATGTTGTTACGTTTAATACGCCGAAAGATTCGGAGACCGAGGAAGGAGAAGATGAGGAGGATGGCTATTCCTCCACGCAATCTGATTTGACAACGACAGGGAGGGAAGAGAGTAAAGGAGTGAAGAGGAAGGGTGGAGTTTGTAGTAGGTGTGGTAAGAAGAACAGATTGAAGGAGAGGGAAACGTGTTTGGCTTGTGAGAAGAGGTATTGTAGCAATTGTATGTTGAAAGCCATGGGATCAATGCCAGAAGGGAGGAAATGTGTGAGTTGTATTGGAAAACCAATTGAGGAATCGAAGAGGTCGAGTTTAGGCAAATGTTCGAGGATTTTGGCGAGGGTTTGTAGTCCTTTGGAGGTTAGGCAGATAATGAAGGCGGAGAAGGAGTGTGCTGCTAATCAGTTGAGGCCGGAGCAGTTGATTGTGAATGGGAGGCAGTTGAGACAAGAGGAATTGGCTGAGGTTTTGGGGTGTGCGTTGCCGCCGCAGAAGTTGAAGCCTGGAAAGTATTGGTATGATAAGGATTCGGGGCTTTGGGGGAAG GAGGGAGAGAAACCGGATAGGATTATCAGTTCCAAATTGAATGTTGGTGGTAAGCTTCGGCCGGATGCTAGTAATGGAAATACGAAGGTTTATATTAATGGCCGTGAAATTACCACGATTGAGCTCAGAGTGTTGAAG CTTGCAAACGTACAGTGCCCAAGGGATACTCATTTCTGGGTGTATGATGATGGATCTTATGAGGAAGAAGGCCAGAATAACATAAAGGGAAACATATGGGGAAAG GCATCTACTCGTTTCATCTGTTCAATATTTTCATTGCCTGTGCCGCCTGGAAATCCTAACAGGCCAAAAGAAGATCCAACTACATTTTCAGGAAGGTCTATGCCTGAGTATTTGGAACAAGGAAGGATCCAGAAACTTCTGTTATTTGGGCTGGAAGGATCTGGAACGAGTACCATTTTCAAGCAG GGCAAGTTCTTATATGGGAATAAGTTCACTCCTAAAGAGTTGCAGGACATCAAACTCATGATTCAAAGCAATATGTACAGATATCTTAGCATATTGCTTGAAGGACGAGAGAGGTTTGAAGAGGAGGCTTTGTTGGAGAAGAGTACTGCTACAATCAATTCTGAAGAATGCGCTTCAG GTAAAAGAGAAGTTGAACCAGGAGAGAACTGCATCTACTCGATTAATCAACGCTTCAAGCATTTTTCTGACTGGTTACTGGATATCATGGCCACGGGAGACTTGGATGCATTTTTTCCTGCTGCAACACGTGAGTATGCTCCTATTGTGGATGAGATCTGGAAGGACCATGCTATTCAGGAAACGTACAAGAGAAGGGAGGAATTGCATCATCTTCTCGATGTTGCCAAATATTTCTTAGACCGG GCCATTGAGATATCGAGCAACGAGTACGAACCTTCAGAGAAGGACATTTTATATGCTGAAGGAGTCACACAGAATAACAGTCTTGCATTTATGGATTTTTCATTTGATGATAGAAGCCCTATGTCTGAGATATATAATGAAAACATTGACTATCCACCTCCCTTGACCAA GTACCAACTAATTCGCATAAATTCAAAGGGATTGCGTGATGGTTGCAAGTGGCTGGAAATGTTTGAAGATGTGAGGGCAATTATCTTCTGTGTTGCATTAAGCGACTACGACCAGATGTGGGCCCATGGTGCAGGTCCTCTTTGTAACAAAATGATTGCTAGCAGAGACATGTTTGAGAGCCTGGTTAGGCATCCTTGTTTCAGGGACACCCCTTTTGTGCTCTTGCTAAACAAGTATGATGCATTCGAGGACAAGATTAGCCAGGTCCCTCTGTCTACCTGTGAGTGGTTTGAGGACTTCAGCCCTTTGAGGCCCCATCTTAAGAGCCAATCCCTGGCTCAGCAAGCTTACTATTATGTGGCAGTGAAATTCAAGGAGTTATATTCTTCAATTAGTGGCCAAAAGTTGTTTGTAACGCAGACCAGAGCTAGGGAACGTGCTTCAGTGGACGAAGCATTCAAGTACATAAGGGAGGTCCTCAAATGGGATGAAGAAAAGAATGATAACATGTATGGAATCACTGGGGATGACTCGTTTTATAGCACGGAAATGAGCTCTTCTCCATTTATCAGACAGGAATAA